Proteins encoded within one genomic window of Couchioplanes caeruleus:
- the gcvT gene encoding glycine cleavage system aminomethyltransferase GcvT: MSTDTTPLLRSPLHERHLALGAKFAAFGGWEMPLEYAGGGVLREHAAVREGAGVFDVSHLGKARVSGPGAADFVNSCLTNDLGRIAPGKAQYTLCCDDATGGVVDDLIAYLVGPDEVFLIPNAANTAEVVRRLVAAAPDGITVTGQHRDYAVLAVQGPQSAEIVKALGLPVEHEYMSFSTAVLDGVELIVCRTGYTGEHGYELVVPWDDATRVWDALVAAGVRPCGLGARDTLRTEMGYPLHGQELSLEITPVQARSGWAVGWSKPAFWGRDALLAEKAEGPRRALRGLELTGRGIPRGHMQVYAGDTLVGETTSGTFSPTKKVGIALALLDTAAGLAEGDLVEVDIRGRRTEAKIVKPPFVQTSVR; this comes from the coding sequence ATGTCCACCGACACCACGCCTCTGCTCCGTTCGCCGCTGCACGAGCGTCACCTCGCTCTGGGCGCCAAGTTCGCCGCCTTCGGCGGCTGGGAGATGCCCCTCGAGTACGCGGGGGGAGGAGTCCTGCGCGAGCACGCCGCCGTCCGTGAGGGTGCCGGTGTCTTCGACGTGTCCCATCTCGGCAAGGCGCGGGTGTCCGGCCCGGGTGCCGCGGACTTCGTCAACTCCTGCCTCACCAACGACCTCGGACGCATCGCGCCGGGCAAGGCGCAGTACACGCTCTGCTGCGACGACGCGACCGGCGGGGTGGTCGACGACCTGATCGCCTATCTGGTGGGCCCGGACGAGGTCTTCCTCATCCCGAACGCGGCCAACACCGCCGAGGTGGTCCGCCGCCTGGTCGCGGCCGCGCCGGACGGGATCACCGTCACCGGGCAGCACCGCGACTACGCGGTCCTCGCCGTGCAGGGGCCGCAGTCGGCCGAGATCGTCAAGGCCCTGGGCCTTCCGGTCGAGCACGAGTACATGTCGTTCTCCACGGCCGTCCTCGACGGGGTCGAGCTGATCGTCTGCCGCACGGGCTACACCGGCGAGCACGGGTACGAGCTGGTCGTGCCCTGGGACGACGCGACGCGGGTGTGGGACGCACTGGTCGCCGCCGGGGTGCGCCCCTGCGGCCTCGGCGCGCGCGACACGCTGCGCACCGAGATGGGGTACCCGCTGCACGGCCAGGAGCTCTCGCTGGAGATCACCCCGGTGCAGGCCCGCTCCGGCTGGGCGGTCGGATGGTCGAAGCCGGCGTTCTGGGGCCGCGACGCGCTGCTGGCCGAGAAGGCGGAGGGCCCCCGGCGGGCGCTGCGCGGCCTGGAGCTGACGGGCCGCGGCATCCCGCGGGGCCACATGCAGGTGTACGCCGGCGACACGCTCGTGGGCGAGACCACCAGCGGCACGTTCTCGCCCACCAAGAAGGTCGGCATCGCGCTGGCGCTGCTGGACACGGCGGCCGGTCTGGCCGAGGGCGACCTGGTCGAGGTGGACATCCGCGGCCGCCGGACCGAGGCGAAGATCGTGAAGCCCCCGTTCGTGCAGACGTCGGTGCGCTGA